From the Acidimicrobiales bacterium genome, the window CCGCCCCGTCGACCATCGCAGCGTCCACCACCTGCCCCTGACCCGAGGTGCGGGACTCGACCAGCGCGGCGACCACGCCGAACGCGAGCAGCATCCCACCGCCGCCGAAGTCCCCGACCAGGTTGAGGGGCGGGACCGGGGTCTCGCCCGCACGGCCTATACCGCCGAGCGCTCCCGACAGGGCGATGTAGTCGATGTCGTGGCCTGCGGCCGCCGCGTAGGGGCCGCTCTGACCCCAGCCGGTCATCCGGCCGTAGACGAGCGAAGGCCGGCGTTCCAGACAGACATCGGGCCCGATGCCGAGGCGTTCGGCCACACCGGGCCGGAATCCCTCGATGAAGACGTCGGCCCGGTCCACGAGACGGAGAACCGTCTCGACCCCCTCGGGCTTCTTGAGGTCCACGGCCACCGAGCGGCGGCTCCGGTTCAAGATGTCGTCGTGGGCGCCGGTCGGCGGCGGGTCCTGCGCGGCTGATGCACGGTCCACTCTCACGACGTCCGCGCCGGCGTCGGCCAGCATCATCGCGCAGAAGGGGCCGGGGCCGATTCCCGCGATCTCCACCACACGGACTCCGTCGAGAACACCCATGGACATCTCCAATCTCGTCCTATCTCGGACCCGGGGCGGCGACACGGGCGTGCTCGATGTTCGCGACCACGGCGTCGATGATGGTCGGCCAGTAGGCCTCGGGCATGTCGTGGCCCATTCCTTCGAGCACGA encodes:
- a CDS encoding CaiB/BaiF CoA-transferase family protein, whose protein sequence is MGVLDGVRVVEIAGIGPGPFCAMMLADAGADVVRVDRASAAQDPPPTGAHDDILNRSRRSVAVDLKKPEGVETVLRLVDRADVFIEGFRPGVAERLGIGPDVCLERRPSLVYGRMTGWGQSGPYAAAAGHDIDYIALSGALGGIGRAGETPVPPLNLVGDFGGGGMLLAFGVVAALVESRTSGQGQVVDAAMVDGAALLSTMIYGFHGHGQWGPTGTNLLDTGAWFYEVYECADGRHVAVGAIEPQFCAELVRLVGLDAADLPDQNDPSTWPEMKDRLAEVFATRTRAEWCEVLEGTDACFAPVLSWDEAPRHPHNVERGTFVEVAGITQPGPAPRFSRTPSSVRRPAPHPGRDTDEALADWGFAADEVAALRDLGAVR